A window of the Salvelinus fontinalis isolate EN_2023a chromosome 14, ASM2944872v1, whole genome shotgun sequence genome harbors these coding sequences:
- the si:dkey-51e6.1 gene encoding 14 kDa phosphohistidine phosphatase — MVCVVGRAVTRLCVPCTVRIFTVAMADALGKVPDAEVDPEGTFKYILVRIKVKDGTEYKDIVRGTKSAGQYHNHIFEKVTPPITALGLECNCLGGGKIEHNSKDKKLRVFGESTGYGKADHSVSVEKLKSVFKDYEITWSDDKE; from the exons ATGGTGTGTGTCGTAGGCAGAGCAGTTACAAGGTTGTGCGTCCCGTGTACAGTGCGTATTTTCACAGTCGCAATGGCAGACGCTTTGGGTAAAGTCCCCGACGCTGAAGTCGATCCAGAGGGAacatttaagtatattttagtgAGGATAAAAGTAAAAGATGGAACTGAATACAAAGATATAGTGAGAGGCACAAAGAGTGCTGGGCAGTATCACA ATCATATATTTGAGAAGGTCACCCCACCAATAACGGCTTTGGGACTGGAGTGCAACTGTCTTGGAGGAGGGAAGATTGAGCACAACAGTAAAGACAAAAAACTGCGTGTTTTTGGAGAATCAACC GGCTATGGCAAAGCAGATCATTCAGTGTCTGTGGAGAAGCTGAAGAGTGTCTTCAAAGACTACGAGATCACCTGGTCCGATGATAAAGAATAG